One Anaerolineae bacterium DNA segment encodes these proteins:
- a CDS encoding ABC transporter permease — MYILESLRIALRGLSANKLRSALTMLGIIIGVAAVITLLSVGQGVQTLVTSSLESIGTNLLFVFPGNIQSMGAGARFTTAAYLTLRDVDAIRNEVPHITAIAPSLQGTADVEYGKTTIRTTLIGTTPEYGPVRNYQPADGMFLTPEHQATGARVAVLGWRLASKLFPPDVYPIGQTIKINRIPFRVIGVLKEKGGGSFGSQDDVVMVPLSVAQQRLYPSRRSPAGEPLISVIDVQVDSQKHMDSVAAGITDVLRQLHRLKPEDDNDFTVISQADLINIFGQITGVLTIFLGAIAGISLLVGGIGIMNIMLVSVTERTREIGIRKAVGAKRRDILLQFLIEALVLSLIGGAFGIMLGIAGALVVDRLSADLTTVITPQAILLATGFSAAVGLFFGIYPASRAARLNPIEALRYE; from the coding sequence ATGTACATTCTGGAAAGCCTGCGCATCGCACTGCGAGGATTAAGCGCCAATAAACTGCGCTCCGCCCTGACCATGCTCGGCATCATCATCGGGGTGGCGGCGGTCATCACCCTGCTTTCCGTGGGGCAGGGGGTGCAGACGCTGGTTACCTCCAGCCTGGAAAGCATCGGGACGAACCTGCTGTTCGTTTTCCCCGGCAATATCCAGAGCATGGGCGCCGGCGCCCGCTTCACCACCGCCGCCTACCTGACCCTGCGCGACGTGGACGCCATCCGCAACGAAGTGCCCCATATCACCGCGATTGCGCCTTCCCTGCAGGGAACGGCGGACGTGGAATACGGCAAGACTACCATCCGCACCACGCTTATCGGCACGACCCCCGAGTACGGCCCGGTGCGCAACTATCAGCCGGCGGACGGCATGTTCCTTACGCCAGAGCACCAGGCCACCGGCGCGCGAGTCGCGGTGTTGGGCTGGCGGCTGGCCAGCAAGCTCTTCCCTCCGGATGTCTATCCCATCGGGCAGACCATCAAGATCAACCGCATCCCGTTCCGGGTTATCGGCGTGCTCAAGGAAAAGGGCGGCGGGAGCTTCGGCAGTCAAGATGACGTGGTCATGGTGCCGTTGAGCGTGGCGCAACAGCGCCTGTATCCGAGCCGGCGCAGTCCTGCCGGCGAGCCGCTCATCAGCGTCATTGACGTCCAGGTGGACTCGCAGAAACATATGGACAGCGTCGCCGCCGGCATCACCGATGTCCTGCGTCAGCTTCACCGCCTGAAGCCCGAGGATGACAACGACTTCACCGTCATCAGCCAGGCTGACCTCATCAATATTTTCGGGCAGATCACTGGTGTGCTGACCATCTTCCTCGGCGCCATCGCCGGCATCTCCCTGCTGGTCGGCGGCATCGGCATCATGAATATCATGCTGGTCAGCGTCACGGAGCGCACGCGCGAGATCGGCATCCGCAAGGCGGTCGGTGCCAAACGCCGCGATATCCTCCTCCAGTTCCTGATCGAAGCGCTGGTGCTGTCGCTCATCGGCGGCGCGTTCGGAATCATGCTGGGCATCGCCGGCGCGCTCGTGGTAGACCGCCTTTCCGCCGACCTGACCACCGTCATTACGCCCCAGGCCATTCTGCTGGCGACCGGATTTTCCGCCGCCGTCGGGCTGTTCTTCGGCATTTACCCGGCCTCGCGGGCCGCCCGCTTGAATCCCATCGAGGCCCTGCGCTATGAGTGA
- a CDS encoding ABC transporter ATP-binding protein yields MIDVRDVVKIYRMGEVEVPALRGVSLQIRRGELLSIMGPSGSGKSTLMNILGCLDQPTSGEYYLDGVNVGELDDNALAVIRNRRIGFVFQNFNLLPRTTALQNVELPLIYAGVGLRERRERAIAALEAVGLGDRIHHRPTELSGGQQQRVAIARALVTHPSIILADEPTGNLDSKSGKEIVAIFQRLNRQEGITVVFVTHDPEVAACTRRIIRLRDGLVESDEPREADCVYLEPAEAGMPGSLT; encoded by the coding sequence TTGATAGACGTGCGGGATGTGGTGAAAATCTACCGCATGGGGGAGGTGGAGGTGCCGGCCCTGCGCGGCGTCTCCCTGCAAATCCGCCGCGGAGAACTCCTCTCCATCATGGGGCCGTCCGGTTCGGGCAAATCGACCCTGATGAACATCCTGGGCTGTCTGGACCAGCCGACCTCGGGTGAGTACTATCTGGACGGCGTCAATGTGGGCGAGCTGGACGACAATGCCCTGGCGGTCATCCGCAACCGCCGCATTGGCTTCGTCTTCCAGAACTTCAACCTCCTGCCGCGCACGACCGCCCTGCAGAACGTGGAACTGCCGCTGATATACGCCGGCGTCGGACTGCGGGAGCGCCGGGAGCGCGCTATCGCCGCCCTGGAGGCCGTCGGTCTCGGGGATCGCATCCATCACCGCCCCACGGAACTTTCCGGCGGCCAGCAGCAGCGCGTGGCTATCGCCCGGGCTTTGGTGACTCACCCGTCCATTATCCTGGCCGATGAACCGACGGGCAACCTGGACAGCAAATCGGGCAAGGAAATCGTCGCTATCTTCCAGCGTCTGAACCGCCAGGAGGGCATCACGGTGGTATTCGTCACCCATGACCCGGAGGTGGCGGCCTGCACCCGCCGCATCATCCGCCTGCGGGATGGGCTGGTGGAGAGCGACGAGCCGCGTGAGGCGGACTGTGTGTACCTGGAGCCGGCGGAAGCGGGTATGCCCGGTTCCTTGACATAA